The Candidatus Dormiibacterota bacterium genomic interval TGAGGAAGCGATCGAAGTACATCGCGCTGCGATGGAGCAACTCGCGCTCAGCGAAGACGACGTCATGACGATCGCCATCGCACTCGGCCGGCCGGTAGCGATCGGCTGACGGGGACGGGCTCGTTGCCCGCATAGAGCGTGGCCGGGCAGGCTACACCGCCGGGACGGGGACGCGCGTGTTTTTCACATTCATGTGAAAAACACTACTCCGTTCGTCGTCGCTCCCGCCCTCCGGGCTCCGCTCCTCCCTCACAGGCCCCGTCCCAACGGCGTAGCCTACCCGGCCCCACTCTATGCAGCGAGAGGCCCCTACGCCGTTGCTCCCAGGCGGAACGTTGCGACGAAGGCTTTGAACGTCGTCGGATAGTCGTCGCAGATGAAGCGTACGCTGCGAGCGCCCGTGCGCTCGAAGCCGGGAATCATTTCGACCAGATCGGCCTGCTCGACTTTGGCGAGATCGATCTCCATCGCGATCGGAGGCTCGAAAACGAACGTTCCCATTTCGTCGCGGCGTTCGAGGGCGCGGCGCGCGCCCGCGGCGATCGCGCGTTGCGCGGCGGCCGGCGAGATGGAATCGGCGCTGAACGTGCCGATCGATTCTTTGACGATGACGCCTTCAACCCAGGGCATTTGACGTTGCACGCCCTCGACCGTCGTGCGATCGCCGGTTACCAGCAGCAGCGGTACGCCGTGGTGGCCGAGGAGTGCGGCGTTGAGCGTCGCTTCGCTGCAGCGCACGCCGTTGACGTGGAGGTTGTGAATCACCGACGGCGTGTAGGTGTGGCAGAGCACCGCGTTCGCGTCGCCGATCGCGCCGTGGTAGCCGATGAAGAAGGCGCCGTCGAACGTGGAGTCGGCGTCTTGCACCATCGAATAGGGTTTACGATTGCCGAACAGTACGCGGATATCGGGCGGCAGCAGATCGAAGAGCAGATTGCGCATGGGGCCGTGCGAGTCGTTGACGAGCATCTCCGCCGGGCCGAGCTCGCGCGCGCCCTCGATGGCGGCGCGGACTTCGTGCGTGTAGTATTCGCGGTAAAGCGCGTATTCGGGATGCGGGGTGCGCGCGTCGACTTGCTCCCACGCGCAGACGCCCGCTACGCCTTCCATGTCGGAGGAGATGTAGAGTTTCATGCGGTTGCCGTGGCCGCGCCGGCTAGACGCGTGGCGACGAGGAAAGCGCGAAAT includes:
- a CDS encoding M55 family metallopeptidase — encoded protein: MKLYISSDMEGVAGVCAWEQVDARTPHPEYALYREYYTHEVRAAIEGARELGPAEMLVNDSHGPMRNLLFDLLPPDIRVLFGNRKPYSMVQDADSTFDGAFFIGYHGAIGDANAVLCHTYTPSVIHNLHVNGVRCSEATLNAALLGHHGVPLLLVTGDRTTVEGVQRQMPWVEGVIVKESIGTFSADSISPAAAQRAIAAGARRALERRDEMGTFVFEPPIAMEIDLAKVEQADLVEMIPGFERTGARSVRFICDDYPTTFKAFVATFRLGATA